GTACCAGGCCATCATTTACAAGGATCATTAAATAATGAATTAGGCGATAGTATTCCTCAATTTAGACGCAACTTATACCTTTCAGCCTATGGTGAGGGTTGGGGATTATACTCAGAATTTCTAGCAGAAGAAATGGGACTGTACACCACGCCTTATGAACATTTTGGGAAACTTACCTACGAAATGTGGAGAGCTTGCCGCTTGGTGGTAGATACAGGTATTCATGCCAAAGGATGGTCTCGACCACAGGTAGTGGGTTATATGACCGAAAATACAGCGCTTTCATTGCATGAAATTAATACAGAAACCGATCGCTATATTTCATGGCCTGGCCAAGCCCTTTCGTATAAAATTGGGGAGCTTAAAATTCGAGAATTAAGAGTATTAGCAGAAAAAGAACTCGTAGAAAAATTTAATATCCGCGAGTTTCATGAAATTATTTTAGGACAAGGCACAGTTACCCTTGCCATATTAGAGAAACGCGTAACTGATTATATTAAAAAGGTAAAAAATGGCTAGCAAAACCTTTTTTTGTGTCGACGCCCATACCTGCGGAAATCCTGTTCGGGTGGTTGCCGGTGGTGGCCCTAATCTAGTGGGGGCTAGTATGAGTGAAAAACGGCAACACTTTTTAAAAGAGTACGATTGGATACGAAAGGGGTTGATGTTCGAACCACGTGGCCATGATATGATGAGTGGTAGCATTTTTTATCCGCCGTCAGATCCAGAGAACGAATTTGGAATTTTATTTATAGAAACAAGTGGTTGTTTACCCATGTGCGGACATGGCACTATTGGGGCCATCACCATCGGTATTGAAGAAGGTTTAATTACACCTCACACTCCGGGTAAAATCCACATGGAAACACCGGCTGGTTTGGTGCATATAGATTACCAACAGACCCACAATAAGGTAGATTGGGTGCGGCTCACCAATGTAAAATCATACTTAGCAGCGACAGAGTTGACTATAGAGTGTGCTGGTTTGGGAGAATTAGTATTTGATGTGTCTTACGGAGGTAATTATTATGCCATCATAGACCCACAAAAGAATTTTAAGGGTATTCAAGAATTTTCGGCTGGGCAACTCATTCAGTTTAGCCAAGAAATTCGTACAAAAATTAATCAAAAATATCCCCATACATTTATTCATCCAGAAGATGAAACTATTCGTGATGTAAGCCATAT
The sequence above is drawn from the Cellulophaga sp. Hel_I_12 genome and encodes:
- a CDS encoding 4-hydroxyproline epimerase, whose translation is MASKTFFCVDAHTCGNPVRVVAGGGPNLVGASMSEKRQHFLKEYDWIRKGLMFEPRGHDMMSGSIFYPPSDPENEFGILFIETSGCLPMCGHGTIGAITIGIEEGLITPHTPGKIHMETPAGLVHIDYQQTHNKVDWVRLTNVKSYLAATELTIECAGLGELVFDVSYGGNYYAIIDPQKNFKGIQEFSAGQLIQFSQEIRTKINQKYPHTFIHPEDETIRDVSHILWTGTTISPMATARNAVFYGDKAIDRSPCGTGTSARMAQWYAKGNLALGADFIHESFIGSQFIGRVEKETILAGQLAIIPSIQGWAKIYGYNTICIDDDDPYAHGFQVI